A window from Exiguobacterium marinum DSM 16307 encodes these proteins:
- a CDS encoding YcxB family protein, whose translation MIHYQLTQNDFFMLQKKFIENSVSEKRKSVLITIVLMLLTAFYGFALAITLLPETMSAAVILLLAVGVAVIAPLLLFPFFKKVHFTVRLKLLRSMFRQESKWPRDLTLSIYEDGIEVNSLHNAVNKQVRVSWEAIERVNEDETNYYLYIEATEAIIIPKRKLRETNQTTINRLLQKHLNITL comes from the coding sequence ATGATTCATTATCAATTGACACAAAATGATTTTTTCATGCTACAAAAAAAATTTATTGAAAACTCGGTTTCGGAAAAACGGAAATCTGTACTTATCACGATTGTACTCATGTTGCTGACAGCTTTTTATGGATTTGCCCTCGCAATCACCTTGTTACCCGAAACAATGTCCGCCGCCGTCATCCTCTTACTCGCTGTTGGTGTCGCTGTTATAGCACCTCTTCTCTTGTTCCCATTCTTCAAGAAAGTGCATTTTACAGTTAGGCTGAAACTATTACGTTCCATGTTTCGACAGGAATCGAAATGGCCTCGTGACTTGACATTATCAATTTATGAGGACGGGATTGAAGTCAACTCTCTCCACAACGCCGTCAATAAACAGGTTCGAGTCTCATGGGAAGCAATTGAAAGAGTAAATGAAGACGAAACCAACTATTATCTATACATCGAAGCGACGGAAGCAATTATTATACCGAAGCGAAAGTTGCGTGAGACTAATCAAACAACCATCAATCGCTTGTTACAAAAACACTTAAATATCACTCTCTAA
- a CDS encoding SDR family oxidoreductase gives MRDNRLNTTGNRKDFESFQKSAQEQAHQPGIDSKMEPFPIYEREDYKGSDKLKDKVAIITGGDSGIGKSVAIFFAHEGANSVIVYKDQNELEDAEATKERIEDLGQACLLLQGDLGESSFCQQVVEETLETFGHIDILVNNAAEQHPQESLLDISDEQLEKTFRTNIFSMFYLTKAALPYLKEGASIINTTSITAYEGNDQLIDYASTKGAITAFTRSLAKNLADKKIRVNGVAPGPIWTPLIPSTFDAEKVKSFGDSSGMKRPGQPAELAPAYVYLASDDSTYVSGQVIHVNGGTVING, from the coding sequence ATGCGAGATAATCGTTTAAATACTACCGGCAATCGAAAGGATTTTGAGTCGTTCCAAAAGAGTGCCCAAGAACAGGCGCATCAACCAGGGATCGATTCGAAGATGGAACCTTTCCCCATCTATGAACGAGAAGATTATAAAGGAAGTGACAAGTTAAAAGACAAGGTCGCCATCATCACCGGTGGAGATTCCGGGATTGGGAAGTCGGTCGCCATTTTCTTCGCCCATGAAGGCGCGAACTCCGTCATCGTCTACAAAGACCAAAACGAACTTGAGGACGCGGAAGCGACGAAAGAACGGATCGAGGACTTAGGTCAAGCCTGTCTGCTCCTTCAAGGGGATCTCGGAGAATCTTCATTCTGCCAGCAAGTTGTCGAAGAGACGCTCGAAACGTTCGGACACATCGATATTCTCGTCAACAACGCCGCCGAGCAGCATCCGCAGGAATCACTTCTCGACATCTCGGACGAACAACTCGAGAAGACGTTCCGTACGAACATCTTCAGCATGTTCTACTTAACGAAAGCCGCGCTCCCTTACTTAAAAGAAGGGGCGAGCATCATCAATACGACTTCCATCACGGCATATGAAGGAAACGACCAATTGATCGACTATGCGTCGACGAAAGGTGCCATTACGGCGTTCACCCGCTCCCTCGCCAAAAACTTGGCGGACAAGAAGATTCGCGTCAACGGGGTCGCCCCGGGACCGATTTGGACACCGCTCATCCCATCAACGTTTGACGCGGAGAAAGTCAAATCGTTCGGAGACTCGTCCGGTATGAAACGTCCGGGACAACCGGCCGAGCTCGCACCGGCATACGTCTATCTCGCAAGCGATGATTCGACATACGTCAGTGGTCAAGTCATTCACGTCAATGGTGGTACGGTGATTAATGGATAA
- a CDS encoding 3-hydroxyacyl-CoA dehydrogenase/enoyl-CoA hydratase family protein codes for MTSHIEQSTDLRLTNSIRFAVVIGSGVMGAGIAAHLANAGIRSLMLDIVPRELTAKEEAKGLTLESPEVRNRIASENRQKLLKQNPAPLATADHLNFIEVGNLEDDLERLKEADWIIEVVVERLDVKQQLFEKIAPYIREDAILSSNTSGISIEAMASALPEGLKSRFLGTHFFNPPRYLKLLELIPTEQTARPVIDFMSRFAEDRLGKGVVEAKDTPNFIGNRIGTYGLLVTFEEMLKQNASIGEMDSITGPLIGRPKSATFRTLDVVGIDTFVHVAGNVYETLESGEEKDTFDVPAEMKQLVEKGWVGQKAGQGFYKKEGKVIQELNLQTFEYEQLKAITGAELDQIKSLPGSKAKLKGAILNKGRIGQLLWPITAKTLAYSARLTGEIADTIVAIDDAMKWGFGWKFGPFEMWDALGVEKSVERMKAEGYDVPAWIDEMLAAGNTSFYKGDQYYDKASKAYVEKTVNPKELKLKPLAKSNGIILENGGARLVDIGDDVVALEFTSPNNAIGVDIMQMIEQSIDRVEQDFKGMVLANDGKNFCVGANLAMMLMEAEDENWFELDWIINKFQQAVQKIRYSSRPVVAAPYGMTLGGGTEISLPAARMQAALETYMGLVEVGVGLIPGGGGNVNTYRRLLEQTPKSMQNIEKAAQQTFENIAMAKVSKSAFDAKTLGYHRAVDGISMNRDHLTFDAKQTVLELADGYTAPVREKLPVVGQTGKATLELAAYEMFYGGYISEHDLKIAKKLAYVISGGDLAYGTLVDEQYFLDIEREAFLSLIGEPKSQQRMQHMLVKGKPLRN; via the coding sequence ATGACGAGTCACATCGAACAATCAACCGACCTCCGTTTGACGAACTCAATTCGTTTTGCGGTCGTCATCGGTTCAGGAGTAATGGGGGCGGGGATTGCGGCTCACTTGGCGAACGCGGGGATTCGTTCGCTCATGCTCGACATCGTACCACGTGAATTGACAGCCAAAGAGGAAGCGAAAGGATTGACGCTCGAGTCACCTGAAGTACGGAATCGTATCGCCTCAGAAAACCGGCAAAAGCTATTGAAACAAAATCCAGCACCACTCGCGACAGCCGACCACCTCAACTTCATCGAAGTCGGGAACTTAGAGGATGACTTGGAGCGCTTGAAAGAGGCGGACTGGATCATCGAAGTCGTCGTCGAGCGCCTCGATGTGAAGCAACAGCTCTTCGAGAAGATTGCACCTTACATCCGTGAAGATGCGATCCTCAGCTCGAACACGTCAGGGATTTCAATCGAAGCGATGGCAAGTGCCCTTCCGGAAGGATTGAAATCACGCTTCCTCGGCACGCACTTCTTCAACCCACCGCGTTACTTGAAGTTGCTCGAACTCATCCCGACGGAGCAGACAGCCCGTCCGGTCATCGACTTCATGTCACGTTTCGCGGAAGACCGTCTCGGAAAAGGTGTCGTCGAAGCAAAAGACACACCAAACTTCATCGGGAACCGCATCGGGACGTACGGTCTTCTCGTCACGTTCGAAGAGATGCTCAAGCAAAACGCCTCAATCGGAGAAATGGATTCAATCACGGGTCCACTCATCGGTCGTCCGAAATCTGCGACGTTCCGCACACTCGACGTCGTCGGAATCGACACGTTCGTCCACGTGGCAGGTAACGTCTATGAGACACTCGAATCAGGCGAAGAGAAGGACACCTTCGACGTTCCCGCAGAAATGAAGCAACTCGTCGAAAAAGGATGGGTCGGACAAAAGGCCGGTCAAGGCTTCTATAAGAAAGAAGGCAAGGTCATTCAGGAATTGAACCTTCAGACGTTCGAATACGAACAATTGAAAGCGATTACAGGTGCTGAACTCGATCAAATCAAGTCACTTCCTGGATCGAAGGCGAAATTGAAAGGCGCTATCTTGAACAAAGGTCGCATCGGACAATTGCTCTGGCCAATCACGGCGAAGACGCTCGCTTACTCGGCGCGTCTCACTGGAGAAATCGCCGATACGATCGTCGCTATCGATGACGCGATGAAGTGGGGCTTCGGTTGGAAGTTTGGACCGTTCGAGATGTGGGATGCCCTCGGTGTTGAAAAATCAGTCGAGCGCATGAAAGCGGAAGGTTATGACGTCCCGGCATGGATCGATGAGATGCTTGCTGCAGGTAATACGTCATTCTACAAGGGAGACCAGTATTACGATAAAGCGTCGAAGGCGTATGTCGAGAAGACCGTCAACCCGAAAGAATTGAAGCTCAAACCGCTCGCAAAATCAAACGGCATCATCTTGGAGAACGGTGGGGCACGCCTCGTCGACATCGGCGATGACGTCGTCGCACTCGAGTTCACGTCACCAAACAACGCAATCGGAGTCGACATCATGCAGATGATTGAACAATCGATCGACCGTGTCGAGCAAGACTTCAAAGGGATGGTCCTCGCCAACGATGGCAAGAACTTCTGTGTCGGCGCGAACCTTGCGATGATGCTTATGGAAGCAGAAGACGAGAACTGGTTCGAACTCGATTGGATCATCAACAAGTTCCAACAAGCCGTTCAAAAGATTCGCTATTCAAGTCGCCCGGTCGTCGCCGCACCATACGGCATGACGCTAGGTGGTGGGACGGAAATCAGCTTGCCGGCAGCGCGTATGCAAGCCGCGCTTGAGACATACATGGGTCTCGTCGAAGTCGGGGTCGGACTCATCCCAGGTGGGGGCGGAAACGTCAACACGTATCGTCGTCTCCTTGAGCAGACGCCAAAATCGATGCAAAACATTGAGAAGGCTGCACAGCAGACGTTCGAGAACATCGCGATGGCGAAAGTATCGAAGTCGGCATTTGATGCGAAGACGCTCGGTTACCACCGTGCGGTCGACGGAATCTCAATGAACCGTGACCACTTAACGTTCGATGCGAAACAGACGGTCCTTGAACTGGCTGACGGGTACACGGCACCCGTTCGCGAGAAGTTACCGGTCGTCGGTCAAACGGGTAAAGCGACGCTCGAACTCGCGGCGTATGAAATGTTCTATGGTGGTTATATTTCAGAGCACGATTTGAAGATTGCGAAGAAACTCGCATACGTCATCAGCGGTGGCGATTTGGCATACGGTACGCTCGTCGACGAGCAGTACTTCCTCGACATCGAGCGTGAAGCCTTCTTGAGCCTCATCGGGGAGCCGAAGTCACAACAACGGATGCAACATATGCTCGTGAAAGGCAAACCACTACGGAACTGA
- a CDS encoding acetyl-CoA C-acetyltransferase, translating to MREAVIVAGARTPVGKAKRGSFRNVRSDELAGYAIKATLERSGYKGPIDDVIMGCAMPEAEQGMNIARYAAVRGGLSHEVPAITINRYCSSGLQAIADAAAKIMIGQATAIIAGGMESMSQVPMGGHVIRPNPHIMETAPEYYMSMGHTAERVAAEYNISREDQDAFAINSHQKAAAAIAGGKFQEEIAPVTVIERVLGEDGKVAEVEKVVKHDEGVRADSTVEALGKLRPAFKIKGSVTAGNASQVSDGAAAVLVMDREEAERQGLQPMAKFLSFAVGGVRPEVMGIGPIVAIPKALEMAGVKLEEVGLFELNEAFASQSLGVIRELGIDPSKVNVNGGAIALGHPLGCTGAKLSVSILHEMKRRNEKYGVVTMCIGGGMGAAGVFELL from the coding sequence ATGAGGGAAGCAGTCATCGTAGCCGGCGCACGGACGCCGGTCGGAAAAGCAAAGCGCGGTTCGTTCCGTAACGTTCGTTCGGACGAGCTCGCGGGATATGCCATCAAGGCAACGCTTGAGCGTTCAGGATATAAAGGCCCGATTGATGACGTCATCATGGGTTGTGCGATGCCAGAAGCGGAGCAAGGGATGAACATCGCTCGCTATGCGGCGGTCCGGGGGGGACTGTCGCACGAAGTACCAGCGATTACCATCAACCGCTACTGCTCGTCAGGCCTTCAAGCTATTGCGGATGCAGCGGCAAAAATCATGATCGGTCAAGCGACGGCAATCATCGCCGGCGGTATGGAATCGATGAGCCAAGTCCCGATGGGTGGTCACGTCATCCGTCCAAACCCACACATCATGGAGACGGCACCAGAGTACTACATGAGCATGGGTCATACGGCAGAACGTGTCGCGGCTGAATATAATATCTCGCGTGAGGACCAAGATGCATTCGCCATCAACAGTCACCAAAAAGCGGCGGCAGCCATCGCAGGTGGCAAGTTCCAAGAAGAGATTGCCCCTGTGACGGTCATTGAGCGCGTACTCGGTGAAGACGGAAAAGTCGCTGAAGTGGAGAAGGTCGTGAAGCATGACGAAGGTGTCCGTGCCGACTCGACGGTTGAAGCGCTAGGCAAACTCCGTCCTGCGTTCAAAATCAAAGGTTCGGTCACAGCAGGTAACGCCTCACAAGTTTCAGACGGAGCGGCAGCTGTCCTCGTTATGGACCGTGAAGAAGCAGAACGCCAAGGGTTACAACCGATGGCGAAGTTCCTCTCGTTCGCGGTCGGCGGTGTCCGCCCGGAAGTGATGGGAATCGGTCCGATCGTCGCCATTCCAAAAGCACTCGAGATGGCTGGTGTGAAGTTAGAAGAGGTCGGATTGTTCGAGTTGAACGAAGCGTTCGCGAGTCAGTCACTCGGTGTCATCCGGGAACTCGGAATTGATCCGTCGAAAGTAAACGTGAACGGAGGCGCTATCGCCCTCGGCCACCCGCTTGGATGTACAGGAGCAAAACTTTCGGTCTCGATCTTGCATGAGATGAAACGACGCAATGAGAAGTATGGGGTTGTCACGATGTGTATCGGCGGCGGTATGGGCGCGGCTGGTGTCTTCGAATTACTTTAA
- a CDS encoding acyl-CoA dehydrogenase family protein — protein sequence MERTEHELIKGGSFVIDELDAARLFTPEDFSDEHKMIGDTTAGFVDDRVMPVLGRIEKHEFDLSVELLKEAGELGLLGADVPEEYGGYQLDKISSSIITERFAKARSFALSYGAHVGIGTLPIVFFGSEEQKHKYLPKLATGEWIAAYALTEPGSGSDALGAKSTAVLNEAGTHYVLNGEKQWITNAGFANVFVVYAKIDGDKFSAFIVERDFKGVSTGAEEQKMGIKGSSTRTLILEDVEVPVDNLLGEVGKGHVIAFNILNVGRYKLAVGAVGSSKRAFDLSVQYANERKQFKTPISQFPLIQEKLATMAANIYAMESSVYRTGGLFQDSLDALGDENMRDGSKVAQAIAEYAIECSLNKVFASETFDYVVDEAVQIHGGYGFMAEYEVENLYRDSRINRIFEGTNEINRLIVPGTLLKKAMKGELPLLAEAQKLQKELMSYMPQELDGSPLAREKMLLANMKKIHLMVAGTAVQKYQQDLQNEQEILAKIADMISAIYALEAAIARTDKAIARTGEEKNTLKVRYTEIFAEQVFKQVELMAKEVLYAAASGDEQRMLLSAMKKFSRYQPINVIGTKREVAASLIKANKFIV from the coding sequence ATGGAACGTACAGAACATGAATTGATTAAAGGCGGTAGCTTCGTCATTGACGAACTCGACGCAGCGCGTCTCTTCACTCCAGAGGATTTTTCAGATGAGCATAAGATGATCGGGGACACGACAGCAGGATTTGTTGATGACCGTGTCATGCCAGTCCTCGGACGCATCGAGAAACATGAGTTCGACCTCTCTGTCGAATTGTTGAAAGAAGCAGGAGAGCTCGGACTCCTCGGAGCAGACGTTCCAGAAGAGTACGGTGGCTACCAGCTTGATAAAATCTCATCTTCCATCATTACGGAGCGTTTTGCGAAAGCGCGTTCGTTTGCACTCAGCTACGGCGCACACGTTGGGATTGGGACGCTCCCGATCGTCTTCTTCGGATCAGAAGAGCAAAAACACAAGTACTTGCCAAAACTCGCGACAGGCGAATGGATTGCAGCTTACGCACTCACTGAGCCGGGCTCAGGATCTGACGCCCTCGGTGCGAAGTCAACAGCTGTCTTGAACGAGGCGGGCACGCACTACGTCTTGAACGGTGAGAAGCAATGGATTACAAACGCCGGTTTCGCAAACGTCTTCGTCGTCTACGCGAAAATCGATGGCGACAAGTTCAGTGCCTTCATCGTCGAGCGTGACTTCAAAGGAGTTTCAACAGGCGCAGAAGAGCAGAAGATGGGAATCAAGGGATCGTCGACACGTACGCTCATCCTTGAAGATGTTGAAGTACCAGTCGACAACCTTCTCGGTGAAGTCGGAAAAGGCCACGTCATCGCCTTCAACATCTTGAACGTCGGTCGTTACAAACTCGCAGTCGGAGCAGTCGGGTCTTCAAAACGTGCATTCGACCTCTCGGTACAATACGCGAACGAGCGCAAGCAGTTCAAGACACCGATCAGTCAATTCCCGCTCATCCAAGAAAAACTCGCAACGATGGCAGCGAATATCTATGCGATGGAAAGTTCGGTCTACCGTACAGGTGGCTTGTTCCAAGACAGCCTCGACGCACTCGGTGACGAGAATATGCGTGATGGATCGAAAGTTGCACAAGCGATCGCGGAATACGCGATTGAATGCTCACTCAACAAAGTGTTCGCTTCTGAAACATTCGACTATGTCGTCGATGAAGCGGTTCAAATCCACGGTGGATACGGATTCATGGCAGAATATGAAGTCGAGAACCTCTACCGTGACTCACGCATCAACCGAATCTTCGAAGGAACGAACGAAATCAACCGTTTAATCGTACCAGGTACGCTCCTCAAGAAAGCGATGAAAGGTGAATTGCCACTTCTCGCAGAAGCACAAAAACTTCAAAAAGAGCTCATGAGCTACATGCCACAAGAATTGGACGGCTCACCGCTCGCACGTGAGAAGATGCTCCTTGCGAACATGAAGAAAATTCACTTGATGGTCGCTGGTACAGCGGTACAGAAGTATCAACAAGACCTTCAAAACGAACAAGAAATCTTGGCGAAGATCGCAGACATGATCAGTGCCATCTACGCGCTTGAAGCAGCGATCGCTCGTACAGACAAAGCGATCGCACGTACAGGCGAAGAGAAGAACACGCTCAAAGTCCGCTACACAGAAATTTTTGCGGAGCAAGTATTCAAACAAGTCGAACTCATGGCGAAAGAAGTGTTGTACGCAGCGGCGTCTGGTGACGAGCAGCGTATGCTTCTCTCGGCGATGAAGAAGTTCAGCCGCTACCAGCCAATCAATGTGATCGGTACGAAGCGTGAAGTCGCAGCGAGCCTCATCAAAGCGAATAAGTTTATCGTCTAA
- a CDS encoding arsenate reductase family protein, whose translation MVTLYGYPPCSTCKKAEKWLKEQGIDYTYVHIVESTPTQEELADLWKQSDLPLKKFFNTSGQVYRNEGIKDKLPHLSEDEQLELLTSNGMLLKRPIVTNGEKTTVGFSEKSFTDVWG comes from the coding sequence ATGGTGACACTATACGGCTATCCACCATGCAGTACGTGCAAAAAAGCAGAAAAATGGTTGAAAGAGCAAGGGATCGATTATACATACGTCCATATCGTCGAATCGACGCCGACGCAAGAAGAACTCGCTGATTTATGGAAGCAATCGGATTTACCGCTCAAGAAATTCTTCAACACGAGCGGGCAAGTTTACCGGAATGAAGGAATTAAAGACAAGTTGCCACATTTATCAGAAGACGAACAACTCGAGTTATTAACGAGCAATGGTATGCTTTTGAAGCGACCAATCGTCACAAATGGTGAAAAAACGACCGTCGGATTTTCAGAAAAGTCCTTTACGGACGTTTGGGGCTAA
- the gcvH gene encoding glycine cleavage system protein GcvH, with the protein MSKVPANLRYSKEHEWVEVNGTKARIGITDFAQSELGDIVFVELPEVDGTILLDEPFGSVESVKTVSELYAPVSGRITAVNEDLADSPELVNESPFENAWMVEVELTEESDLDKLMSAEEYEAMIQG; encoded by the coding sequence ATGAGCAAAGTACCAGCAAATTTACGTTATTCAAAAGAACATGAATGGGTAGAAGTCAACGGAACGAAAGCCCGCATCGGCATCACGGATTTCGCACAGAGCGAGCTAGGGGATATCGTGTTTGTCGAACTCCCAGAAGTCGATGGTACAATTTTGCTCGACGAGCCATTCGGTTCGGTCGAATCAGTGAAGACGGTCTCTGAGTTGTATGCGCCGGTATCAGGACGTATCACAGCAGTGAACGAAGACCTCGCGGATTCTCCAGAACTCGTCAACGAGTCACCGTTTGAAAACGCATGGATGGTCGAAGTCGAATTGACGGAAGAGTCAGACCTCGACAAACTCATGTCTGCGGAAGAATACGAAGCGATGATTCAAGGATAA
- a CDS encoding thioredoxin family protein: protein MITDGYLYIYAPMCGTCAVAEKMLTVVEAVDPDIKIEKRDANYIPKELEAYQVMSVPALLKLENGKVRDRLYAFQNVQHVLSFMK from the coding sequence ATGATTACAGACGGATACTTATATATATACGCCCCGATGTGTGGTACATGCGCTGTGGCGGAGAAAATGTTGACGGTCGTCGAAGCGGTCGACCCTGACATTAAAATTGAAAAGCGGGATGCGAACTATATCCCAAAAGAGCTTGAAGCATATCAGGTGATGAGTGTTCCGGCACTATTGAAGCTTGAAAACGGCAAGGTGCGAGATCGTCTTTACGCGTTTCAAAATGTGCAACACGTCCTCTCTTTCATGAAGTAA
- a CDS encoding methionine ABC transporter ATP-binding protein — protein MIQLRNVAKWFDTKNGRVQAVDDVSLTIDRGEIFGIIGYSGAGKSTLIRLLNRLESPSSGEIEVAGSELTKLSPKELRGVRKNVSMVFQHFNLLWSRTVAENISFPLELIGVPASERKRRVQELVELVGLAGREDSYPSQLSGGQKQRVGIARALATDPEVLLCDEATSALDPKTTDSILELLVSINKKLGLTIVLITHEMHVIQKICHRVAVMEAGKVVETGQVSDVFQHPEQLITKEFVKQIGAVDDLSLTFEHLKERYPSGQVVKLKFLNETAEHPILSDVLKTHDIGFNIIGGNVTQSQVGALGTLFIQLIGEASEIERAIASIRSQSVEVEVESDVS, from the coding sequence TTGATTCAATTACGAAACGTCGCCAAATGGTTCGATACGAAAAATGGTCGTGTCCAGGCGGTTGATGATGTATCACTAACGATTGATCGCGGTGAAATTTTTGGAATAATCGGATATTCAGGGGCAGGGAAGTCAACGCTCATCCGATTGCTCAATCGTCTCGAATCACCATCAAGCGGTGAAATCGAAGTTGCCGGGAGCGAGCTGACGAAACTCAGCCCGAAAGAATTACGAGGTGTCCGTAAAAACGTCTCGATGGTCTTCCAACACTTTAACCTTCTATGGTCGCGTACGGTCGCAGAAAATATCAGTTTTCCGCTCGAGCTGATTGGGGTGCCGGCAAGTGAGCGGAAACGTCGGGTTCAAGAACTCGTCGAACTCGTTGGATTGGCCGGTCGCGAGGACAGCTATCCGTCACAATTATCGGGCGGTCAAAAGCAGCGAGTCGGGATCGCACGCGCGCTCGCTACAGATCCAGAGGTGCTCCTCTGTGACGAAGCAACGAGTGCACTCGACCCAAAGACGACGGATTCGATTCTCGAGCTGCTCGTCAGCATCAATAAAAAACTCGGATTGACGATCGTCCTCATCACGCATGAGATGCACGTGATTCAAAAGATCTGTCACCGAGTCGCCGTGATGGAAGCAGGAAAAGTCGTCGAGACGGGTCAAGTCTCTGATGTGTTCCAACATCCGGAACAACTGATCACGAAAGAGTTCGTCAAACAAATCGGAGCAGTCGACGATTTGTCGCTCACGTTCGAACATTTGAAGGAACGGTACCCGAGCGGTCAAGTCGTCAAATTGAAATTCTTGAACGAGACGGCAGAGCACCCGATTTTGTCTGACGTTCTTAAAACACATGACATCGGATTCAACATCATCGGCGGGAACGTGACACAATCACAAGTCGGTGCGCTCGGCACGCTATTCATCCAATTGATTGGGGAAGCAAGTGAAATCGAACGCGCCATCGCATCGATTCGTTCGCAATCCGTAGAAGTGGAGGTGGAAAGCGATGTTTCCTAA
- a CDS encoding methionine ABC transporter permease, translated as MFPNVDWQIMMEQTWETLYMTLVAGVATFLIGLALGLVLYITNESLLLKNRPIYVFVSAIVNVFRSIPFIILIILLIPFTLFLLDTMLGSTAALPALIIGAAPFYARMVELALREVDRGVIEAAESMGATKWQIIYKVLIPEALPALVSGITVTIVAIVGYTAMAGVVGGGGLGNLAYLEGFQRSQNDVTFVATVLILLIVFVIQFIGDRLVTKIDKRSA; from the coding sequence ATGTTTCCTAACGTAGACTGGCAAATCATGATGGAACAGACATGGGAGACGTTGTATATGACGCTCGTCGCAGGCGTCGCGACATTTTTGATCGGACTCGCTTTAGGTTTGGTTCTCTATATTACAAACGAATCGCTATTATTGAAGAATCGTCCGATTTACGTCTTTGTCAGCGCGATCGTCAACGTGTTCCGTTCGATCCCGTTCATCATTTTGATTATCTTACTCATCCCGTTCACGCTGTTCTTACTCGATACGATGCTCGGTTCGACGGCGGCGCTTCCGGCGCTCATCATCGGCGCGGCACCGTTCTATGCTCGAATGGTCGAACTTGCGCTTCGCGAAGTAGACCGCGGGGTCATCGAGGCGGCAGAGTCGATGGGAGCGACGAAATGGCAGATCATCTATAAAGTGTTAATTCCTGAAGCGCTCCCGGCGCTCGTCTCCGGGATTACAGTGACCATCGTTGCAATCGTCGGCTATACGGCGATGGCCGGAGTCGTCGGAGGCGGCGGTCTCGGGAACTTGGCCTATTTGGAAGGGTTCCAGCGTTCACAAAACGACGTCACGTTCGTGGCGACGGTGCTCATCTTGTTGATCGTGTTCGTCATCCAGTTCATCGGTGACCGACTCGTTACAAAAATTGATAAACGTTCAGCTTAA
- a CDS encoding MetQ/NlpA family ABC transporter substrate-binding protein, producing the protein MKTWKTVLGLTALSAFTVLAACGGEEADSGSGDEKTLIVGASNVPHAEILEHVQEEYEAKGYKLEIKKFQDYVLPNKTLASGELDANYFQHEPYLKSQMAENKDYKFASAGGVHIEPIGVYSQTYKSLDELPEGAEIIMSSSVADHGRILTMLQSEGLITLAEGKTVDATVSDIVDNPKDLEFKTDVEATLLTTAFKNGEGDAVLINTNYAIDAGLNPLEDAIALEGEDSPYVNLIVTREGDEEDERVKALLEVLTSEETQQWILDEYKGAVVPVQQ; encoded by the coding sequence ATGAAAACTTGGAAAACAGTACTCGGATTGACAGCTTTATCAGCATTCACGGTTCTCGCGGCTTGCGGCGGAGAAGAGGCAGACTCGGGGTCTGGCGATGAAAAAACATTGATCGTCGGTGCATCGAACGTACCGCACGCTGAGATTTTAGAGCACGTCCAAGAAGAATATGAGGCAAAAGGGTACAAGCTTGAAATCAAGAAGTTCCAAGACTACGTACTTCCGAACAAGACGCTCGCGAGCGGGGAGCTCGATGCGAACTACTTCCAACACGAGCCGTACCTCAAGTCACAAATGGCTGAGAACAAAGATTACAAATTCGCCTCAGCAGGTGGCGTCCACATCGAGCCGATCGGGGTCTACTCACAAACTTACAAATCGCTCGATGAACTTCCGGAAGGGGCAGAAATCATCATGAGTTCATCGGTCGCTGACCACGGACGAATTCTTACGATGCTCCAATCAGAAGGACTCATCACACTCGCAGAAGGCAAAACAGTCGATGCGACAGTATCTGATATCGTTGACAACCCGAAAGACTTAGAGTTCAAGACGGACGTAGAAGCGACTTTACTCACAACGGCATTTAAAAATGGAGAAGGCGATGCGGTCCTTATCAATACGAACTATGCGATTGACGCAGGTCTCAACCCGCTTGAAGATGCCATCGCACTTGAAGGGGAAGATTCACCATACGTCAACTTAATCGTCACACGTGAAGGGGACGAAGAAGATGAGCGTGTCAAGGCACTCCTCGAAGTGTTGACGTCTGAAGAGACACAGCAATGGATCTTAGACGAATACAAAGGTGCGGTCGTACCGGTACAACAATAA